One window from the genome of Hoplias malabaricus isolate fHopMal1 chromosome X2, fHopMal1.hap1, whole genome shotgun sequence encodes:
- the LOC136677292 gene encoding bone morphogenetic protein 10-like gives MSGTGVCKCRLTATTQFLPILLLLLGPLSGDSSPISSPERHRPAPGLEDGHGGMIDPSFLEQDSEVDMQDLLENLRGHFLRTFNLSIRGPSSQPGAPRVEPPEYMLELYNRFANDHTAMPSANIVRSFKNEDSSPCNVGRDGVRRHPLLFNVSVPHHERVTASELRLYTLVQTDRHLYAGVDRKVTIYEVVQRLSNSSQPKRGDVFEAEEEETQLVELASRQVYGMDSGWESFDLTAAVHQWHKSDYGTTHRLEVHIASLNSQNMPGQNGSEVEEPLLGGDMEIDTSPEERHKPLMIVFSNDQSGDHRGDKQELSEMIKHETTGQGVNNNLDLSDVLGELGTMEQEGQTKEEDPDEQDLLQMRSNLIYDTASRIRRNAKGNQCKKSSLYVNFKDIGWDSWILEPQGYEAYECTGICTYPLTKHVTPTKHAIVQTLVGIKKPDKVSRACCVPTKLDPISLLYLDDAGVVTYQYKYEGMVVSQCGCR, from the exons ATGTCTGGCACTGGGGTTTGCAAATGTCGGTTAACAGCCACCACGCAATTTCTCCCCATTCTGTTACTCCTCTTGGGGCCTCTCTCTGGGGACTCAAGTCCCATCAGCTCCCCAGAGAGACACCGACCTGCTCCAGGGCTAGAGGACGGGCATGGAGGGATGATTGACCCCTCTTTTCTGGAGCAAGACAGTGAGGTGGACATGCAGGACCTTCTAGAGAATCTGCGGGGTCACTTTCTCAGAACCTTTAACCTTTCCATCCGTGGTCCATCTTCGCAGCCTGGGGCTCCCCGTGTGGAGCCCCCAGAATACATGTTGGAGTTGTATAACCGATTTGCTAATGACCACACAGCCATGCCATCTGCCAATATTGTACGCAGCTTCAAAAATGAAG ACTCCTCCCCATGCAATGTGGGTAGAGATGGTGTAAGGCGTCACCCTCTCCTCTTCAACGTTTCTGTGCCGCATCATGAACGAGTCACAGCTTCTGAGTTGCGCCTCTATACTCTGGTCCAGACAGACCGGCACCTGTATGCTGGTGTTGACCGCAAGGTGACAATTTACGAGGTTGTGCAGAGGCTCAGCAACAGCAGTCAACCAAAACGAGGGGATGTCTTTGAAGCAGAAGAGGAAGAGACGCAGCTTGTGGAGCTGGCCTCACGGCAGGTGTATGGCATGGACAGTGGGTGGGAGTCGTTCGATTTGACTGCTGCTGTGCATCAGTGGCACAAATCTGACTACGGTACCACCCACAGACTGGAGGTCCACATTGCAAGTCTGAACTCACAAAACATGCCTGGACAGAATGGGTCAGAGGTCGAAGAGCCTCTCTTAGGTGGGGACATGGAAATTGATACAAGCCCTGAAGAGAGACACAAACCTCTAATGATCGTTTTCTCCAATGACCAGAGCGGTGACCACAGAGGAGACAAACAGGAGTTGAGTGAGATGATCAAGCATGAAACAACTGGCCAAGGGGTTAATAATAACCTGGATCTCTCAGATGTATTGGGTGAGCTTGGGACTATGGAACAAGAAGGACAGACTAAGGAGGAAGATCCTGATGAGCAAGACCTCCTGCAAATGCGATCCAACCTGATTTATGACACAGCCTCGAGGATTCGAAGGAATGCAAAAGGCAACCAATGTAAGAAGAGCTCACTTTATGTCAACTTCAAAGACATTGGCTGGGATTCCTGGATCTTAGAACCTCAAGGCTATGAGGCATATGAATGCACAGGAATCTGTACTTACCCCTTGACCAAACATGTCACTCCAACCAAACATGCTATTGTGCAGACTCTGGTTGGTATCAAAAAACCTGACAAGGTTTCCAGAGCCTGCTGTGTTCCCACCAAGCTTGACCCAATCTCTTTGCTCTACCTGGATGATGCAGGTGTGGTCACATACCAGTACAAGTATGAAGGCATGGTGGTGTCACAGTGTGGTTGCAGATAG